In Aeromicrobium marinum DSM 15272, one genomic interval encodes:
- a CDS encoding MMPL family transporter: MSNLLYALGRWAFRHPRRVLAAWMAVLVLAGVAALGLGDGTKNSFDIPGTESQEAIDGLGRTFPELSGASAFAVVVAPEGGTVTDDRTRGLLADSIEQMEQVSGVTSVVSPFDELNPVGVTDDEGAARVLVQFEGDLTSVTPDEQDDLIATGEALRSAGYTVAFGGDIFTNTGPQLSIIELIGVIVAFVVLYLMFRSLRAAVMPIVTAVLGVLVSMSLIIAATGFLTISSTAPLLALMIGLAVGIDYALFIVARHREQLAEGMEPEEAAARSVATAGSAVVFAGVTVVIALLGLAIARIPFLTVMGAVAALAVVIAVAVALTVLPALLGRAGASLTPSAEHPTGGFSRRWVLAMIRRPMLAIVVVVIGLAIATVPAKDLRLALPDNGTAPAGSSQRVAFDIVAEEFGPGFNAPLLVTLDIISTTDPVGVVSAVADDLRAMDGVAAIGLATPNPTADTGIVQVIPTTAATDERTNDLVERIRDRADGWKDEHGTDVAVTGLTAGGIDVSERLFSALLPFGLIVVGLSVLLLMIVFRSFVVPLKATLGFVLSTGASFGAVVAVFQWGWLMDLLHVEQTGPLISFLPIILMAVLFGLSMDYEVFLMARMKEEYVRTGDPRRAVVDGFVGSSRVVTAAALIMLAVFAAFVPEGDPNIQPVAFALAIGVFVDAFLIRMLFAPAVLELFGRRSWILPARVERQLPHIDVEGEGLHRRVELQAWPRPGSTAAVTAAGLTADGPDGLVFNDVSFEIWPGDRLVVHGPSGSGKTALLLTLAGRMDFDHGRLRVDGRLLPQESAAVRHVVALAEVSGINDLDDNLSVDQHIAERLSIRSFGLWVGRQRLAPVLRSMNDALAEAHRRAGVPFEPVEGSALVSSLDRLERKVLGVTLALVGEPRLVVLDDADDLRSAELIDLLWTAVDHLLDARGVTLLASVQSPSAAPAPSDRLHLVELSSVRAPHEVLL; encoded by the coding sequence ATGTCGAACCTTCTCTACGCCCTCGGTCGCTGGGCCTTCCGGCACCCGCGTCGCGTGCTCGCCGCTTGGATGGCCGTGCTCGTGCTCGCCGGCGTCGCCGCCCTCGGACTCGGGGACGGGACGAAGAACTCGTTCGACATCCCGGGGACGGAGTCCCAGGAGGCCATCGACGGGCTCGGACGCACCTTCCCCGAGCTGAGCGGCGCCTCGGCCTTCGCCGTCGTGGTGGCACCGGAGGGCGGGACCGTCACCGACGACCGCACCCGGGGCCTGCTCGCCGACTCGATCGAGCAGATGGAGCAGGTCAGCGGCGTCACGTCGGTGGTGTCGCCCTTCGACGAGCTCAACCCGGTCGGTGTCACCGACGACGAGGGCGCGGCCCGGGTGCTCGTGCAGTTCGAGGGCGACCTCACGTCGGTGACCCCCGACGAGCAGGACGACCTCATCGCGACCGGCGAGGCCCTGCGTTCCGCCGGCTACACCGTCGCCTTCGGCGGAGACATCTTCACCAACACCGGCCCCCAGCTGTCGATCATCGAGCTCATCGGCGTGATCGTCGCCTTCGTCGTGCTCTACCTGATGTTCCGGTCGCTGCGAGCCGCCGTCATGCCGATCGTCACGGCCGTGCTCGGCGTCCTCGTCTCGATGTCGCTCATCATCGCCGCGACCGGCTTCCTCACGATCTCGTCGACCGCGCCGTTGCTCGCCCTCATGATCGGGCTGGCCGTCGGCATCGACTACGCCCTGTTCATCGTCGCCCGCCACCGCGAACAGCTCGCCGAGGGCATGGAGCCGGAGGAGGCCGCGGCCCGGTCGGTCGCCACCGCCGGCTCGGCCGTCGTGTTCGCCGGGGTGACGGTCGTCATCGCCCTCCTCGGCCTGGCCATCGCCCGGATCCCCTTCCTCACCGTGATGGGAGCAGTGGCGGCCCTGGCCGTCGTCATCGCCGTCGCCGTGGCCCTGACCGTGCTGCCGGCGCTCCTGGGGCGCGCCGGAGCCTCCCTCACCCCGAGCGCCGAGCACCCGACGGGCGGCTTCTCGCGACGCTGGGTGCTGGCGATGATCCGCCGGCCCATGCTCGCGATCGTCGTCGTCGTGATCGGGCTGGCCATCGCGACCGTCCCGGCCAAGGACCTCCGCCTGGCCCTGCCCGACAACGGCACCGCCCCCGCCGGCAGCAGCCAGCGGGTGGCCTTCGACATCGTGGCCGAGGAGTTCGGGCCGGGGTTCAACGCTCCCCTGCTGGTGACGCTCGACATCATCTCGACCACCGACCCGGTCGGGGTCGTGTCGGCCGTGGCCGACGACCTGCGCGCCATGGACGGCGTCGCGGCCATCGGGCTGGCCACGCCCAACCCCACGGCCGACACCGGCATCGTGCAGGTCATCCCGACGACCGCGGCCACCGACGAACGGACGAACGACCTGGTCGAGCGGATCCGCGACCGGGCCGACGGGTGGAAGGACGAGCACGGCACCGACGTGGCCGTCACCGGTCTCACCGCGGGCGGCATCGACGTGTCGGAACGGCTGTTCAGCGCCCTCCTCCCGTTCGGGCTCATCGTGGTCGGACTCTCGGTGCTGCTGCTCATGATCGTGTTCCGGTCGTTCGTCGTCCCGCTCAAGGCGACCCTGGGCTTCGTGCTGTCGACCGGGGCCTCCTTCGGGGCCGTCGTGGCGGTCTTCCAGTGGGGTTGGCTGATGGACCTGCTGCACGTGGAGCAGACCGGGCCGCTCATCAGCTTCCTGCCGATCATCCTGATGGCGGTGCTGTTCGGCCTGTCGATGGACTACGAGGTCTTCCTCATGGCACGGATGAAGGAGGAGTACGTCCGGACGGGCGATCCGCGCCGCGCCGTCGTCGACGGCTTCGTCGGCAGCTCGCGGGTCGTCACGGCGGCAGCGCTGATCATGCTCGCGGTGTTCGCCGCCTTCGTGCCCGAGGGCGACCCCAACATCCAACCGGTCGCGTTCGCCCTGGCGATCGGGGTGTTCGTGGACGCCTTCCTGATCCGCATGCTCTTCGCACCGGCGGTGCTGGAGCTGTTCGGACGCCGGTCGTGGATCCTGCCCGCCAGGGTCGAGCGTCAGCTCCCCCACATCGACGTCGAGGGTGAGGGCCTGCACCGCCGCGTCGAGCTGCAGGCCTGGCCCCGTCCCGGGTCGACCGCCGCGGTCACCGCCGCCGGGCTCACCGCCGACGGACCCGACGGGCTGGTGTTCAACGACGTGTCGTTCGAGATCTGGCCCGGCGACCGCCTCGTGGTCCACGGCCCGAGCGGCTCGGGCAAGACGGCGCTGCTGCTCACCCTCGCCGGACGGATGGACTTCGACCACGGCCGGCTGCGGGTCGACGGTCGCCTCCTGCCGCAGGAGTCCGCTGCCGTCCGCCACGTGGTGGCGCTCGCCGAGGTCAGCGGCATCAACGACCTCGACGACAACCTGTCGGTGGACCAGCACATCGCCGAGCGGCTGTCGATCCGTTCGTTCGGCCTGTGGGTCGGCCGTCAGCGGCTCGCCCCGGTCCTGCGCTCGATGAACGACGCGCTCGCCGAGGCCCACCGACGAGCCGGTGTCCCGTTCGAGCCGGTCGAGGGCTCTGCCCTGGTGTCGAGCCTCGACCGGCTCGAACGCAAGGTGCTCGGCGTGACCCTCGCACTCGTCGGCGAACCCCGGCTGGTCGTGCTCGACGACGCGGACGACCTGCGCTCCGCCGAGCTGATCGACCTGCTGTGGACCGCCGTCGACCACCTGCTGGACGCGCGCGGCGTCACGCTGCTGGCCAGCGTGCAGTCGCCGAGCGCCGCTCCCGCCCCGTCCGACCGGCTCCACCTGGTGGAGCTGTCCAGTGTTCGCGCTCCCCACGAGGTGCTGCTGTGA
- a CDS encoding YhgE/Pip family protein — MIPSPALPWFELARFRRSRLTRAAVVAVMVVPLFYGGLYVWANLDPTDRLDRVPAAVVNQDQLVEVEGPDGETQPVAVGRLLAANLLSDDSSENFDWVLTDADDASRGLTDGSYQAVLTIPENLSAAVTSTQGDPAGAVQGRLELQTNDAVNYLGGTIAQTIGTAARNALNAQVTETYLDNVYLSLGDLKIALGEAADGASELADGADQLAGGIGQLAGGAAQLADGAGALADGNRRLADGVSQLDSGARALASGLTELETATSTLPGDARRLADGARQVADGTAEVDRQVTAITSAILAATAGADADIDQLASVLRGLADQCRADPPAGIDCAAIDAVAGQSEALKAFVDDVRSQAGAAGEQTGLLADGAAQVAGGADQLAAGVPTLVGAV, encoded by the coding sequence ATGATTCCCTCGCCCGCACTCCCCTGGTTCGAGCTGGCACGGTTCCGCCGCAGCCGGCTGACCCGCGCAGCCGTCGTCGCCGTCATGGTCGTGCCGCTGTTCTACGGCGGGCTCTACGTGTGGGCCAACCTGGACCCCACCGACCGGCTCGACCGTGTGCCGGCGGCCGTCGTCAACCAGGACCAGCTCGTGGAGGTCGAGGGGCCGGACGGGGAGACCCAACCGGTGGCCGTCGGCCGGCTCCTGGCGGCCAACCTGCTTTCGGACGACTCCTCGGAGAACTTCGACTGGGTCCTCACCGACGCCGACGACGCCAGCCGTGGCCTGACCGACGGCAGCTACCAGGCCGTCCTGACGATCCCGGAGAACCTCTCCGCCGCGGTCACGTCGACCCAGGGCGATCCGGCCGGCGCGGTGCAGGGACGGCTCGAGCTGCAGACCAACGACGCGGTCAACTACCTCGGCGGCACGATCGCCCAGACCATCGGGACCGCGGCCCGCAACGCCCTGAACGCCCAGGTGACCGAGACCTACCTCGACAACGTGTACCTCTCCCTCGGCGACCTCAAGATCGCGCTCGGCGAGGCCGCCGACGGCGCCTCCGAGCTCGCCGACGGCGCCGACCAGCTCGCCGGGGGCATCGGTCAGCTCGCCGGAGGAGCCGCGCAGCTCGCGGACGGTGCCGGCGCCCTGGCGGACGGCAACCGTCGCCTCGCCGACGGGGTGTCCCAGCTGGACTCCGGCGCCCGTGCCCTGGCCTCGGGCCTCACCGAGCTCGAGACCGCGACCTCGACCCTGCCCGGTGACGCGCGCCGCCTCGCCGACGGGGCACGCCAGGTGGCCGACGGGACCGCCGAGGTGGACCGTCAGGTCACCGCGATCACCTCGGCCATCCTGGCGGCCACGGCGGGCGCCGACGCCGACATCGACCAGCTCGCCTCCGTGCTGCGCGGCCTCGCCGACCAGTGCCGCGCCGATCCGCCGGCCGGGATCGACTGCGCGGCCATCGACGCCGTCGCCGGTCAGAGCGAGGCGCTGAAGGCCTTCGTGGACGACGTCCGCAGCCAGGCCGGTGCCGCCGGCGAGCAGACCGGGCTGCTGGCCGACGGCGCCGCCCAGGTCGCCGGCGGCGCCGACCAGCTCGCCGCCGGGGTGCCCACCCTGGTCGGGGCTGTC
- a CDS encoding YhgE/Pip family protein, which yields DGARQLRSGTSQLSDGATGAANGAAQLAVGARDLAAGGTQLADGSGQLSSGAFELMTGLREGSDDIPAYTDADRERLARTAATPVEGDAERLNAVDSYGEALAPYFIALALWVGAMAVYLLLRPWSARAVASTTGSIRTALAGYVPGLALSVVQVVLLLTVLQGVLGIDPASQLLLIVVALATAAAFTALNQMFVALFGGAGRFVALVFVSLQLTSAGGTYPIETAPGFFTVLHDLLPMTYAVDGLRVALAGGTEGVTTDLLVLAGFTVLALAVTILAARRRQTVTVGRLHPTLRV from the coding sequence CCGACGGCGCCCGCCAGCTGCGGTCGGGGACGTCGCAGCTCAGCGACGGTGCGACGGGCGCGGCGAACGGGGCCGCCCAGCTCGCCGTGGGGGCCCGCGACCTCGCCGCAGGCGGCACGCAGCTCGCCGACGGCAGCGGACAGCTCTCGTCCGGGGCGTTCGAGCTCATGACCGGGCTGCGAGAAGGCAGCGACGACATCCCGGCCTACACCGACGCCGACCGCGAACGTCTCGCCCGGACGGCAGCGACCCCCGTCGAGGGCGACGCCGAGCGGCTGAACGCCGTCGACTCCTACGGCGAGGCGTTGGCGCCGTACTTCATCGCCCTGGCGCTGTGGGTCGGTGCGATGGCCGTCTACCTCTTGCTGCGTCCGTGGTCGGCCCGGGCCGTCGCCTCGACCACCGGCAGCATCCGCACCGCCCTGGCCGGCTACGTGCCCGGTCTCGCCCTGTCGGTCGTCCAGGTCGTGCTCCTGCTGACCGTCCTGCAGGGCGTCCTCGGGATCGACCCGGCGAGCCAGCTGCTGCTGATCGTGGTGGCGCTGGCCACCGCTGCGGCCTTCACCGCGCTGAACCAGATGTTCGTCGCCCTGTTCGGCGGTGCCGGACGATTCGTGGCGCTGGTCTTCGTCAGCCTGCAGCTGACCTCGGCCGGCGGCACCTACCCCATCGAGACCGCCCCCGGGTTCTTCACCGTCCTGCACGACCTGCTGCCGATGACCTACGCCGTCGACGGTCTCCGGGTCGCGTTGGCCGGTGGCACCGAGGGGGTCACCACCGACCTGCTGGTGCTCGCGGGGTTCACCGTGCTGGCCCTGGCCGTGACGATCCTCGCGGCTCGTCGCCGCCAGACCGTCACGGTCGGCCGACTCCACCCGACGCTGCGGGTCTGA
- a CDS encoding antitoxin — MGFLDKLKKRAPELKDKAADLAREHGDKIDQGIDKAAGLADKATKGKHTDTIDSAAKKAKDAADQLGEEPGGPKPR, encoded by the coding sequence ATGGGCTTCCTGGACAAGCTGAAGAAGCGAGCACCTGAGCTGAAGGACAAGGCGGCCGACCTGGCCCGCGAGCACGGCGACAAGATCGACCAGGGCATCGACAAGGCGGCCGGACTGGCCGACAAGGCCACCAAGGGCAAGCACACCGACACGATCGACTCGGCCGCCAAGAAGGCCAAGGACGCCGCCGACCAGCTCGGTGAGGAGCCGGGCGGACCGAAGCCCCGCTAG
- the miaB gene encoding tRNA (N6-isopentenyl adenosine(37)-C2)-methylthiotransferase MiaB, with translation MTRTYEVRTYGCQMNVHDSERLSGLLETAGYEPVGAGTPDLVVFNTCAVRENADNKLYGNLGHVASVKAAHPGMQIAVGGCLAQKDRDTITRRAPYVDVVFGTHNIGSLPVLLERARVAEESQVEILESLEVFPSTLPTKRDSVFAAWVSISVGCNNTCTFCIVPALRGKEKDRRPGDVLAEIEALVADGVVEVTLLGQNVNAYGVEFGDSQAFAKLLRACGRIEGLERVRFTSPHPKDFTDDVIAAMAETPTVMPQLHMPLQSGSDRVLRAMRRSYRREKFLGIIDRVRAAMPDAAITTDIIVGFPGETEEDFVQTLEVVRAARFTSAFTFQYSRRPGTPAADLPDQLPKAVVQERYDRLVEVVDEVAWAEARTQEGRVVELLVSDHEGKKDGATRRLTGRARDNRLVHFVPGEHEIRPGDVVDVRITRAAPHHLVSDDLPIGVRRTRAGDAWESRQGRTEVRTVGLGMPALGVPAPLPPAPSCAT, from the coding sequence ATGACGAGGACCTACGAAGTACGCACCTACGGCTGCCAGATGAACGTGCACGACTCCGAGCGGCTCAGCGGCCTGCTGGAGACCGCCGGCTACGAACCGGTGGGCGCAGGCACCCCTGACCTCGTGGTGTTCAACACCTGCGCCGTGCGGGAGAACGCCGACAACAAGCTGTACGGCAACCTCGGCCACGTCGCCTCGGTGAAGGCGGCGCATCCCGGCATGCAGATCGCGGTCGGTGGCTGCCTGGCGCAGAAGGACCGCGACACCATCACTCGCAGGGCTCCGTACGTCGACGTCGTGTTCGGCACCCACAACATCGGGTCGTTGCCGGTGCTGCTGGAGCGTGCCCGGGTCGCCGAGGAGTCGCAGGTGGAGATCCTGGAGTCGCTCGAGGTCTTTCCGTCGACCCTGCCGACGAAGCGCGACTCGGTGTTCGCCGCCTGGGTGTCCATCAGCGTGGGATGCAACAACACCTGCACCTTCTGCATCGTGCCCGCCCTCCGCGGCAAGGAGAAGGACCGGCGACCGGGCGACGTCCTGGCCGAGATCGAGGCCCTGGTGGCCGACGGTGTCGTCGAGGTCACGCTGCTGGGCCAGAACGTCAACGCCTACGGGGTGGAGTTCGGCGACAGCCAGGCGTTCGCCAAGCTCCTGAGGGCGTGCGGGCGGATCGAGGGTCTCGAGCGGGTGCGGTTCACCAGTCCGCACCCCAAGGACTTCACCGACGACGTCATCGCCGCCATGGCCGAGACCCCGACGGTGATGCCGCAGCTCCACATGCCGTTGCAGTCGGGGTCCGACCGGGTGCTGCGGGCGATGCGCCGGTCCTACCGGCGCGAGAAGTTCCTCGGCATCATCGACCGCGTCCGGGCCGCGATGCCCGACGCGGCCATCACCACCGACATCATCGTCGGGTTCCCGGGTGAGACCGAGGAGGACTTCGTGCAGACCCTGGAGGTCGTGCGCGCGGCTCGATTCACCAGCGCCTTCACCTTCCAGTACTCACGGCGGCCGGGAACCCCGGCCGCGGACCTGCCCGACCAGCTGCCCAAGGCCGTGGTGCAGGAGCGTTACGACCGGTTGGTCGAGGTCGTCGACGAGGTCGCCTGGGCCGAGGCGCGGACGCAGGAGGGCCGAGTGGTCGAGCTGCTGGTCTCCGACCACGAGGGCAAGAAGGACGGGGCGACCCGCCGGCTCACCGGCCGTGCGCGGGACAACCGCCTGGTCCACTTCGTGCCGGGGGAGCACGAGATCCGGCCGGGCGACGTCGTGGACGTCCGCATCACCCGTGCCGCTCCCCATCACCTGGTCAGCGACGACCTGCCGATCGGCGTCCGGCGCACCCGCGCGGGCGACGCCTGGGAGTCCCGCCAGGGGCGGACCGAGGTCCGGACCGTCGGGCTCGGCATGCCCGCGCTGGGGGTGCCGGCGCCGCTGCCGCCCGCCCCCTCCTGCGCCACCTGA
- a CDS encoding HhH-GPD-type base excision DNA repair protein, with protein MALQIAQDDHADRVLNDDPFALLVGMLLDQQFPMERAFAGPAKILDRFGTLEPGAVAAADPDAFADLCATPPAIHRYGRSMAARVQALARVVADEYDGDASSIWTGARTGRALVDRLRALPGFGDQKATIFAALLAKQLGVKPRGWTLVTGDYGRVGYRSVADVVDAESLAKVRAHKQKVKQAARES; from the coding sequence ATGGCTCTGCAGATCGCCCAGGACGACCACGCCGACCGCGTGCTGAACGACGATCCCTTCGCCCTCCTGGTGGGCATGCTCCTCGACCAGCAGTTCCCGATGGAGCGCGCCTTCGCCGGACCGGCGAAGATCCTCGACCGGTTCGGGACCCTGGAGCCGGGGGCGGTGGCCGCAGCCGACCCGGACGCGTTCGCCGACCTCTGCGCGACCCCGCCGGCCATCCACCGCTACGGCCGGTCGATGGCGGCCCGCGTGCAGGCCCTGGCCCGCGTCGTGGCCGACGAGTACGACGGCGACGCGTCGTCGATCTGGACCGGCGCACGGACCGGCCGGGCGCTCGTCGACCGGCTCCGCGCGCTGCCCGGCTTCGGTGACCAGAAGGCGACGATCTTCGCCGCGCTGCTCGCGAAGCAGCTGGGCGTCAAGCCGCGGGGGTGGACGCTGGTCACGGGCGACTACGGCCGGGTCGGGTACCGGTCGGTCGCCGACGTCGTGGACGCCGAGTCCCTGGCCAAGGTCCGGGCGCACAAGCAGAAGGTCAAGCAGGCGGCCCGGGAGTCCTAG
- a CDS encoding WD40/YVTN/BNR-like repeat-containing protein — protein sequence MATILLVGTRKGLFVGRAEDDRTAWTWDPPAFPMQEIYSVAVDTRGGSPRLLAGATSPHWGPQVFRSDDLGATWTETPGGAVRFPEDTGVALERIWQLRPAPADQPGVVYAGTEPSALFRSTDGGETFELVRGLWDHPHRPTWAPGGGGQAIHTVVPHPSDEQVVTVAMSTGGVYRTEDAGDSWTPFNRGIGAEFIPGESPEFGQCVHKVAVDAGDPDRLYAQNHGGVYRSDDAGRSWQSIAAGLPVDFGFPIVAHPHRPGTVFVFPLVADIERFPPEGRPAVWRSDDAGESWSETGPGLPDEAHTVVLRDAFASDTAEPLGLYAGSRHGAVWVSADEAATWTEVRRNLPDVLCIRAAQV from the coding sequence ATGGCGACGATCCTGTTGGTCGGTACACGCAAGGGGCTGTTCGTCGGCCGGGCCGAGGACGACCGCACGGCGTGGACGTGGGACCCCCCGGCGTTCCCCATGCAGGAGATCTACTCGGTCGCCGTCGACACCCGCGGCGGCTCGCCGCGGCTGCTGGCCGGCGCGACGAGTCCGCACTGGGGTCCGCAGGTGTTCCGGTCCGACGACCTCGGAGCGACCTGGACCGAGACCCCGGGCGGTGCGGTCCGGTTCCCCGAGGACACCGGAGTGGCGCTGGAGCGCATCTGGCAGCTCCGTCCGGCGCCGGCCGACCAGCCCGGCGTCGTGTACGCCGGCACCGAGCCGTCGGCGTTGTTCCGCTCGACCGACGGTGGCGAGACCTTCGAGTTGGTCCGGGGGCTGTGGGACCACCCGCACCGACCGACGTGGGCGCCCGGCGGAGGGGGACAGGCCATCCACACCGTCGTGCCGCACCCCTCCGACGAGCAGGTCGTGACCGTCGCGATGTCGACCGGCGGCGTGTACCGCACCGAGGACGCCGGCGACTCGTGGACACCGTTCAACCGGGGCATCGGCGCGGAGTTCATCCCCGGCGAGTCCCCGGAGTTCGGTCAGTGCGTGCACAAGGTCGCCGTCGACGCGGGCGACCCCGACCGCCTGTACGCGCAGAACCACGGCGGTGTGTACCGCAGCGACGACGCCGGACGCTCGTGGCAGTCGATCGCAGCAGGTCTCCCGGTCGACTTCGGGTTCCCGATCGTCGCCCATCCGCACCGGCCCGGCACCGTCTTCGTGTTTCCCCTCGTCGCCGACATCGAGCGGTTCCCGCCGGAGGGCCGGCCCGCGGTGTGGCGCTCCGACGACGCGGGGGAGTCGTGGTCGGAGACAGGACCCGGCCTCCCCGACGAGGCGCACACCGTCGTGCTGCGTGACGCGTTCGCCAGTGACACCGCCGAACCGCTGGGCCTCTACGCCGGCTCACGTCACGGTGCCGTCTGGGTCAGCGCCGACGAGGCGGCGACATGGACCGAGGTGCGGCGCAACCTGCCCGACGTGTTGTGCATCCGGGCCGCGCAGGTCTGA
- a CDS encoding CapA family protein: protein MVAIHRTTRRGTGRLPGLIAVGLAACLAGPAACTTETREPERPAQASAPQFRIPLAVVTHLSRGVDDVSLTQAEAVRAGEVTDWSALDGVPGPLRLVDASDPLAAVAEVAGDPQAVAVVPADTVDPRVRALRIDGVDPLRAEGDVAFDAASDEPAATVVRTTITGDIMLGRRVGRLLEASGDPAAVFRPLAERLAAADLTVGNLESTLSMSGPPTQGGDSFGADPSVLAGLELAGYDLLSVGNNHLGDFGLAAINETIAALAGAGFATVGGGANLTEARRPTVLTHDGISIGFVATDSIGETPAATDSSPGTNRLNAPPRTGPLDSAALDAVAADIRTLDAEVDIVIALPHWGTQYTNVPDEIQRTIATTFIEAGADLVAGGHPHWVQGWETIGDATVVHSLGNFVFDMDFLVENTEGVFLEVVSRGDRIVAVEPVPYVIGDDYAPRVVDGPTAQVILDRLRETSAAPWNSVRPRP from the coding sequence ATGGTCGCGATCCACCGCACGACCCGCCGCGGGACCGGGAGACTCCCGGGGCTCATCGCGGTCGGCCTCGCCGCCTGTCTGGCCGGACCGGCCGCCTGCACGACCGAGACTCGCGAGCCTGAGCGCCCGGCACAGGCGTCGGCACCACAGTTCCGAATCCCGCTCGCCGTCGTCACCCACCTCTCCCGCGGCGTCGACGACGTGAGCCTGACCCAGGCCGAGGCCGTCCGCGCCGGTGAGGTGACCGACTGGAGCGCGCTCGACGGCGTGCCCGGACCGTTGCGGCTGGTCGACGCCTCGGACCCCTTGGCGGCCGTGGCCGAGGTCGCCGGCGATCCGCAGGCGGTGGCCGTCGTCCCCGCCGACACGGTCGACCCGCGCGTCCGTGCGCTCCGCATCGACGGCGTCGACCCGCTGCGCGCCGAGGGCGACGTCGCCTTTGACGCCGCGAGCGACGAGCCGGCGGCCACCGTCGTGCGGACCACGATCACCGGCGACATCATGCTCGGCCGCAGGGTCGGCCGCCTGCTGGAGGCGTCAGGTGACCCCGCGGCGGTGTTCCGGCCGCTCGCCGAGCGCCTCGCGGCGGCCGACCTGACCGTCGGCAACCTGGAGTCGACCCTGTCCATGAGCGGTCCGCCGACCCAGGGGGGTGACTCCTTCGGTGCCGATCCGAGCGTGCTGGCCGGCCTGGAGCTCGCCGGCTACGACCTGCTCTCGGTGGGCAACAACCACCTGGGGGACTTCGGTCTCGCCGCGATCAACGAGACCATCGCCGCACTGGCGGGCGCCGGCTTCGCCACGGTCGGGGGCGGCGCCAACCTCACGGAGGCTCGTCGTCCGACCGTCCTGACCCACGACGGCATCAGCATCGGGTTCGTCGCCACCGACTCGATCGGTGAGACCCCGGCCGCCACCGACAGCTCGCCCGGCACCAACCGCCTGAACGCTCCACCCCGCACCGGCCCCCTGGACTCCGCCGCGCTCGACGCCGTCGCGGCCGACATCAGGACGCTGGACGCCGAGGTCGACATCGTGATCGCGTTGCCGCACTGGGGGACGCAGTACACCAACGTGCCGGACGAGATCCAGCGGACGATCGCGACGACCTTCATCGAGGCCGGGGCCGACCTGGTGGCGGGAGGTCACCCGCACTGGGTCCAGGGGTGGGAGACCATCGGCGACGCCACCGTCGTGCACTCGCTCGGCAACTTCGTCTTCGACATGGACTTCCTCGTCGAGAACACCGAGGGCGTGTTCCTCGAGGTGGTGAGCCGCGGCGACCGGATCGTGGCGGTCGAACCCGTGCCGTACGTGATCGGCGACGACTACGCCCCCCGCGTCGTGGACGGCCCCACCGCCCAGGTCATCCTCGACCGGCTGCGGGAGACCAGCGCCGCACCCTGGAACAGCGTCCGACCACGGCCGTGA
- a CDS encoding hotdog fold domain-containing protein, with product MASTLQMYRSMSKLPQGKRLFSIAFSQKAPYFASIHLRVDEMRPHFAQLTLPKRRSVQNHIGTVHAIAVCNGLEAAMGLLAEATTPAGHRWLPKGMEVSYLAKSDSDLVCTAETSEADWSAAPDVPVTVRATRRDGTVVVEGTIHLWVTPTR from the coding sequence ATGGCCTCGACCCTGCAGATGTACCGCTCCATGTCCAAGCTGCCCCAGGGCAAGCGGCTGTTCTCGATCGCGTTCAGCCAGAAGGCACCGTACTTCGCCTCGATCCACCTGAGGGTCGACGAGATGCGGCCTCATTTCGCCCAGCTGACCCTGCCGAAGCGTCGTTCGGTGCAGAACCACATCGGCACGGTCCATGCCATCGCGGTGTGCAACGGGCTCGAGGCGGCCATGGGTCTGCTCGCGGAGGCCACGACGCCGGCCGGCCACCGGTGGCTGCCCAAGGGGATGGAGGTCAGCTACCTCGCGAAGTCCGACAGCGACCTGGTGTGCACGGCCGAGACCTCGGAGGCCGACTGGTCCGCGGCACCGGACGTCCCGGTGACCGTGCGTGCCACCCGCCGCGACGGCACCGTCGTCGTCGAGGGGACGATCCATCTCTGGGTGACGCCGACGAGGTGA